DNA from Metabacillus flavus:
CGCATGTGGAGCACTTATGTTTAATCATTTTTCCAGTTCCGCTGCAATAATGACAGACTCTGCGATTTACGATACGGCCAAATGGTGTGTTCTGCTCAACATTCAGCTGACCCGAACCTCCGCAGTGTGAGCAGGTTTCCGGTGATGTACCAGGCTTAGCTCCTGAACCGTGACATGTATCGCATGTTTCATCTCTTGGAATTTCAATTTCCTTTTCCAGTCCAAATGCCGCTTCTTCAAACTTCAATGACATCGTGTACTGTAGATCGGCTCCCTGGCGAGGGGCATTCGGATCTCTTCTCCGGCCTCCGCCTCCGCCAAAAATAGAACTAAAAATATCATCAAAGCCAAATCCGCCGCCAAAGTCGCCGCCCTGTCCGCCGAATCCGCCAAATCCCTGATTCGGATCCGTATGACCGAATTGATCATAGTGACCGCGCTTCTGATCATCGCTAAGCACTTCATAAGCTTCTTTGATCTCTTTAAATTTCTGATCGGCATCTGCCTCTTTATTAATATCCGGATGGTACTGTTTCGAAAGCTTGCGGTAGGCGCGCTTGACCTCCTCTTTCGAAGCATCCTTGCCGACGCCAAGTACATCATAGTAGTCTCGCTTACTCATAATCCTCTCAACTCCCGAATTCTCACATAAAGTAAATTGTATCATTTTTTAATGAATAGTAGCAACACAGAAAAGCGGAGGGCGCTTGAACGTGCCGACTGGGGCATTGGAGCTTTCGACCGAGAGGCGCTCTTTGCCTCGACCGAGGAAGCGAAATGACCCTGCGGCACAGCGCCCGCAGCTAGACAACACAGAAAAGCGGAGGCGGCTCGTTCAGGCCCGACAGACGGTGGAGCTGGAACTGACAAAGTCGCCTTTTGACTTTGACAGGGCCAGCGAAGCGTCCGAGGGACTAGCCGCCGCAGCTGGACAACACAGAAAAGCGAAGGGCGCTCAAATAAGGTTGTTCTGCTAAGACCGCGACGTCCTGTCGCAACGCAGAACTGACCTGCATCGTTCAGGCCCGAGCTGGAACTGACAAAAGTCGCCTTTTGACTTTGACAAGGCCAGCGAAGCGTCCGAGGGACTAGGCCAGTCAATACATAAAAGCGGAGGGGGCCTGTTATAAATAAGCACCAAACCGGCCTTCCTCCTTGCCGCTCATGCTGCATGAAGCGTTCCCATGCATTTTATTGCTATAAGCTTCCGCCTGTTCTCAGCTAATCGTAAAAAAAGTCAAAGTCAAGGCAAGCCTGACTTTGACTTTTCTAAGGAAAGTGCTTCGTTTATTTCTTCTGGTCTTGGTCGTCTACTTCTTCATAATCTGCATCAACAACATTATCGTCTTTTGCAGTTTGGCCTTCTTGACCCTGCTGCTGTTTTGCTGCATCTTCATAAAGCTTCATAGAAAGCTGCTGGACGATTTCCTGAAGTTCATCTTTTTTCGCTTTGATTTCTTCAAGCTCATTTTTCTCAATCGCTACTTTAAGTGCATCTTTCGCATCATTAGCTTTTTTCACTTCTGCTTCGTCCACTTTGCCTTCAAGGTCTTTTAGTGTTTTTTCAGTAGTGAAAACAAGCTGATCCGCTTCGTTGCGAACTTCTACTTCTTCTTTGCGTTTTTTGTCTGCATCTGCATTTTCTTCCGCTTCTTTAACCATGCGGTCGATTTCATCATCACTCAAACCAGTAGAAGATTTGATTGTGATGGTTTGTTCTTTATTCGTGCCAAGATCTTTTGCACGAACATTAACAATTCCGTTTTTATCAATATCGAAGCTTACTTCGATTTGAGGAACGCCGCGTGGTGCCGGCGGAATATCCGTTAGCTGGAAGCGGCCAAGTGTTTTGTTGTCTGCTGACATAGGGCGTTCACCTTGAAGAACGTGGATGTCCACCGCTGTCTGGCTGTCTGCAGCTGTTGAGAACGTTTGTGATTTGCTAGTTGGGATCGTAGTATTGCGGTCAATAAGCTTCGTGAATACGCCGCCCATTGTTTCAATTCCAAGAGATAGAGGCGTAACGTCAAGTAGAACGACATCTTTAACGTCTCCTGTGATTACACCGCCTTGAATGGAAGCTCCAAGTGCTACTACTTCATCCGGGTTAACACCTTTATGCGGCTCTTTGCCTGTTTCTTTCTTGATTGCATCCTGTACAGCAGGAATACGTGTAGAACCCCCAACAAGGATAACTTTATCAAGATCGTCTCTTGAGATGCCGGCATCTTGAAGTGCCTGGCGCACAGGAGCCATCGTACGTTCAACAAGGTCTGATGATAGCTCTTCGAATTTCGCTCTTGAAAGGTTCAGTTCCAAGTGAAGAGGTCCAGCTTCCCCTGCAGTGATAAATGGAAGCGAAATCTGAGTGGAAGATACTCCTGACAAATCTTTTTTCGCTTTCTCAGCTGCATCTTTCAAACGCTGAAGCGCCATTTTATCTTTAGAAAGATCAATGCCGTTTTCTTTTTTGAATTCAGCTACTAAGTGATCAATGATTACTTGGTCAAAATCGTCTCCTCCAAGGCGGTTATCACCTGCAGTGGAGCGAACTTCAAACACACCGTCTCCAAGTTCCAGAACGGATACGTCAAATGTACCGCCGCCGAGGTCGTAAACAAGGATCGTTTGATCTTCGTCCTGTTTATCAAGACCGTAAGCAAGCGCTGCAGCAGTAGGTTCATTGATAATACGCTCAACTTCAAGTCCTGCAATACGGCCGGCATCTTTTGTAGCTTGGCGTTCTGCATCGTTGAAATAAGCTGGAACAGTGATAACAGCTTTTGTAACAGGTTCGCCAAGATAGCTTTCAGCATAGGATTTCAAGTGCTGAAGGATGACAGCTGATATTTCCTGAGGTGTGAAGTTTTTGCCTTCTGCTTCAACTTTATAGTCTGTTCCCATATGACGCTTAACTGACATAATCGTATTGGGATTTGTAATAGCCTGGCGTTTTGCCACTTCCCCTACCTGACGCTCGCCGTTTTTAAAAGAAACAACGGAAGGTGTCGTGCGGTTGCCCTCTGGATTAGGGATTACTTTTGGTTCTCCGCCTTCAAGAACAGCGACACAAGAGTTCGTTGTACCCAAGTCGATACCGATAATTTTGCTCATAATGTTACCTCCTCAAGTTATGTATAGATTATTGACTTACTTTTACCATAGAAGGGCGAATAACCCGGTCTTTTAGTTTGTAGCCTTTTTGGAACTCTTCAATGACTGTATTGGGTTCAAATCCTTCTTCTTCACCCTGCATGACAGCCTGATGCAAATGAGGATCGAACGTTTTCCCTACAGTCTCGATTTCTTCTACACCCTCGCTTTTAAGAGCTTGAACGAGCTGGCGGTGAACCATTTCCATCCCTTGCAGAAGAGATTTAGTCTGTTCATCGGAAGCTTCAACCTTAAGAGCTCTTTCGAAGTTATCCAATGCAGGAAGAATTTCAGAAATCAAATTTTGTGCGCGGTACTTTTGGACGGATTCAGCGTCCATTCTTGCTCTGCGCTTAAAGTTTTCAAAGTCTGCCTGAACGCGGAGCAGCTTGCTTTCAGATTCGTCCACTTTTGATTCAAGGGAAGCAATTTTCTCTCTCGCTTCGCTAAGCTCGTCCGTTTCAGTCTCCGCTTCTGCGGTTTCTTCCTGAGAAAGAGTCTCCTCATCTGAAAGAGGGGATTTTTCTTCTGCTTCTTCTGCTAAATCACGTTCGTTTAAATCTTTTTCATTTTCCACAATCTTTCACCTCCCTTAAATGCATGAGAAAGGGGATGGGTTTTGCCGCTCCCCATCCTTCTTTTGTTAAGGCTGTTCTGCTGGCTTTGCGCTTATAGAACAACACTTTTCAGAAGCAATTTCATCTTCAGCTGTAATACTGATCAGACATCGCTTTTGAAAGCCCCCCTGCAACCTTTTGGAGCAAGCTTACCACTCTTGAGTACTCCATCCGGGTGGGACCGAGTATGGCAATTGTCCCGATTTTCTTATCGTCAATTGAGTAATCTGCTGTAATCAGACTGCAGTATTCCATAGCAGTGATCTGATTCTCTTTCCCAATTGAAATGGAAAGCCCGGTATCTTTGCTGCTTAGTAATTTATAAAACAGCCGTTCCTCATCAATCATCCTCAGAAGGGTTTTTACCTTTTCAAGATCACTGAATTCCGGCTGATTCAGCATATTGGTTTTTCCGCCGAAGAACAGCTTTTCCTGATGATCTCTCGGCAGCAGACTGTCCTCAAAGGATTTAAGGAACATTCCGTAATTCTCAATATGCATTTTCAAAAGACTGGCTACTTCCTTGTACATTTTATCCTTAAGTTCAGAAAGTGAAACCCCTGAAAGACGTTCATTAAGGATATTGACGACTTTTTCTAAATCGCCTGGACGTACACCTTCCGGAAGGGAAATCGGTCTGCTTTCAACATGTCCCGTATTTGTCACCATAATGGCAACTGCAGCATTTTCGCTGATTGGGATAATTTGCAGGTGTTTAAGCTGATTTTCATTCACTTTTGGCCCTAGCACAATGGTCGTGTAGCTGGTCATATCCGAAAGGATCTGAGCAGACTTCTGAACCATTTTCTCCAGTTCAAAGATCTTTTCCTCAAAAAGAGATTTGATCAATCGAACCTCATTGCTTGCCAGTCTTTTAGGAGACAGCAGATGATCGACGTAATACCTGTAGCCTTTCTCTGAAGGTACACGTCCTGAAGAAGTGTGCGGTTTTTCAATAAAGCCCAATTCTTCGAGATCTGCCATTTCATTCCGAATGGTAGCTGAGCTAAAAGATATCTCTTCTTTTTTGGACAGGGTTCTGGAACCGACAGGCTGAGCTGACTGGATGAAGTCATCAACAATTACCTGCAAAATCAGCAATTGACGATTAGTTAGCATCTGTCATCACCTCTGTTAGCACTCGTAGTAGCTGAGTGCTAATACTATTAACAAATTATCAAAACAGAAAAGAAAAGTCAATTCAAAAGTCTTCTTTTTTTAAGGTTAAGAAAGCCCGATAAACGACTGAAAAACCTCATTACCGAGAAGCCTCCCCTGAACTGAAAGAAAGATGCTCGATTCATCCTCTTCAAGCAGTCCTTTCTGTTTTTGAACCTTTATCGGCTCGCAGAAAACATCCGTCAGTTCTTTACCGAATTTATTTTTAAATACTTGCTTGCTGACTCCGGCACTTTTTCGAAGTCCGAGGAATAGCTCTTCTTCCATTTGTTCGTCTTCAGTTACTTTATGCCGGGTTGTGATCGGGGAACCAGACTCATCAATTAACGCCATGTATTTTTTCAAAGGACCGGCGTTCACTTCCCTCATCCCATCTACATACCCATGAGCCCCCGCGCCAAAACCAAAATATTCTTCATTATCCCAGTAGGTGAGGTTGTGCCGGCTTTCCATTCCAGGGGAGGAAAAGTTGCTGATTTCATACTGATGAAATCCTGCTTGCTCCATTCTCGACATTAAGAGTTCATACATACGTGCCTCCTCCTCCTGAGGGGGAAGCGGCAGTTTTCCTTTTTGAACAAGATTGTAGAAAACTGTTTTCGGTTCAATGATCAGGGAATACGCAGAAAAATGCTGCACGTCAAGACTTAGTGCCAAATCCAGCGTTCTTTCAAAGTCTTCTGCAGTCTGTCCGGGCAGACCGAACATTAAATCAATACTCAAGTTGTCAAAGCCTGCTTTTTTTGCATCTTCAACTGTTCTAAGCACGTCCTGCTTCCGATGCACTCTGCCTATTTTCTCCAAGAGCCTGTCTTCAAAACTCTGGACCCCAATACTGAATCGATTGACTCCAAAACTTTTAAGAAGCCTCATTTTCTCGTAGGAGAGGTCCCCAGGGTTTGCTTCGACCGTAAATTCAATCTGCTTATCTGAAGGAAGAAGATGGCGGCTAATTGAGGTCATCAGCTGTGTAAGCTGTGACTCATCGAGCGCTGTCGGAGTCCCTCCGCCGATAAAAATGGTATCAAGCTTCTGTTTATCATGTTTTTGCATCACTTGGGCAATTTCTGTATTTAAATAGTCTAGATACAATTCAACCGGCTGGTTTTGGATAAAAATCTTATTAAAATCGCAATAATGGCAGATGTATTCGCAGAATGGGATATGGACATAGGCTGCTTTCACCATGATGGGCACTCCTTTTTAAAGGAAGATGCCGCAGAAACTCTGCGGCATCCCTTATCATTTTTAGTTATCATCCATTTTAAGAACGGCCATAAACGCTTCCTGCGGTACCTCAACTGAACCTACCATTTTCATGCGCTTTTTACCTTCTTTTTGCTTTTCAAGAAGCTTTCTTTTACGGGAAATGTCTCCGCCGTAACATTTAGCCAGCACGTTCTTTCTCATAGCTTTAATCGTAGAACGAGCCACAATTTTCTGGCCGATTGCTGCTTGAATAGGCACCTCGAACTGCTGGCGCGGGATGAGATCTTTCAGTTTTTCAACAATCACTTTACCTCTGTCATATGCACTGTCGCGGTGAACGATAAAGGATAAAGCGTCAATTGTTTCATTGTTAAGCAGGATATCCATTTTGACTAGCTTGGATTCCTTGTAGCCGATTAGTTCATAATCAAATGAAGCATAGCCTTTTGTACTGGACTTCAGCTGATCGAAGAAATCGTACACAATTTCTGACAGCGGGATTTCATATACAATGCTCACTCTGATTTCATCCAGGTATTGCATGTCGATAAAAATACCCCGCTTGCCCTGGCAAAGCTCCATAACGGCACCAACGTAATCGTTCGGAACCATAACCGTGGCTTTAACATAAGGCTCTTCTAC
Protein-coding regions in this window:
- the hemW gene encoding radical SAM family heme chaperone HemW, whose translation is MKAAYVHIPFCEYICHYCDFNKIFIQNQPVELYLDYLNTEIAQVMQKHDKQKLDTIFIGGGTPTALDESQLTQLMTSISRHLLPSDKQIEFTVEANPGDLSYEKMRLLKSFGVNRFSIGVQSFEDRLLEKIGRVHRKQDVLRTVEDAKKAGFDNLSIDLMFGLPGQTAEDFERTLDLALSLDVQHFSAYSLIIEPKTVFYNLVQKGKLPLPPQEEEARMYELLMSRMEQAGFHQYEISNFSSPGMESRHNLTYWDNEEYFGFGAGAHGYVDGMREVNAGPLKKYMALIDESGSPITTRHKVTEDEQMEEELFLGLRKSAGVSKQVFKNKFGKELTDVFCEPIKVQKQKGLLEEDESSIFLSVQGRLLGNEVFQSFIGLS
- the dnaK gene encoding molecular chaperone DnaK — translated: MSKIIGIDLGTTNSCVAVLEGGEPKVIPNPEGNRTTPSVVSFKNGERQVGEVAKRQAITNPNTIMSVKRHMGTDYKVEAEGKNFTPQEISAVILQHLKSYAESYLGEPVTKAVITVPAYFNDAERQATKDAGRIAGLEVERIINEPTAAALAYGLDKQDEDQTILVYDLGGGTFDVSVLELGDGVFEVRSTAGDNRLGGDDFDQVIIDHLVAEFKKENGIDLSKDKMALQRLKDAAEKAKKDLSGVSSTQISLPFITAGEAGPLHLELNLSRAKFEELSSDLVERTMAPVRQALQDAGISRDDLDKVILVGGSTRIPAVQDAIKKETGKEPHKGVNPDEVVALGASIQGGVITGDVKDVVLLDVTPLSLGIETMGGVFTKLIDRNTTIPTSKSQTFSTAADSQTAVDIHVLQGERPMSADNKTLGRFQLTDIPPAPRGVPQIEVSFDIDKNGIVNVRAKDLGTNKEQTITIKSSTGLSDDEIDRMVKEAEENADADKKRKEEVEVRNEADQLVFTTEKTLKDLEGKVDEAEVKKANDAKDALKVAIEKNELEEIKAKKDELQEIVQQLSMKLYEDAAKQQQGQEGQTAKDDNVVDADYEEVDDQDQKK
- the grpE gene encoding nucleotide exchange factor GrpE, translating into MVENEKDLNERDLAEEAEEKSPLSDEETLSQEETAEAETETDELSEAREKIASLESKVDESESKLLRVQADFENFKRRARMDAESVQKYRAQNLISEILPALDNFERALKVEASDEQTKSLLQGMEMVHRQLVQALKSEGVEEIETVGKTFDPHLHQAVMQGEEEGFEPNTVIEEFQKGYKLKDRVIRPSMVKVSQ
- the dnaJ gene encoding molecular chaperone DnaJ, encoding MSKRDYYDVLGVGKDASKEEVKRAYRKLSKQYHPDINKEADADQKFKEIKEAYEVLSDDQKRGHYDQFGHTDPNQGFGGFGGQGGDFGGGFGFDDIFSSIFGGGGGRRRDPNAPRQGADLQYTMSLKFEEAAFGLEKEIEIPRDETCDTCHGSGAKPGTSPETCSHCGGSGQLNVEQNTPFGRIVNRRVCHYCSGTGKMIKHKCSTCGGDGTVKKRRKIKVNIPAGVDDGQQLRVSGQGEPGINGGPAGDLYVVFQIQPHDFFERDGDDVYCEMPLTFAQAALGDEIEVPTLQGKVKLKVPAGTQAGTKFRLKGKGIPNVRGYGQGDQHIVVRVVTPTNLTEKQKELIREFAETTGNLPDENEESFFDKVKRAIKGD
- the hrcA gene encoding heat-inducible transcriptional repressor HrcA, whose amino-acid sequence is MLTNRQLLILQVIVDDFIQSAQPVGSRTLSKKEEISFSSATIRNEMADLEELGFIEKPHTSSGRVPSEKGYRYYVDHLLSPKRLASNEVRLIKSLFEEKIFELEKMVQKSAQILSDMTSYTTIVLGPKVNENQLKHLQIIPISENAAVAIMVTNTGHVESRPISLPEGVRPGDLEKVVNILNERLSGVSLSELKDKMYKEVASLLKMHIENYGMFLKSFEDSLLPRDHQEKLFFGGKTNMLNQPEFSDLEKVKTLLRMIDEERLFYKLLSSKDTGLSISIGKENQITAMEYCSLITADYSIDDKKIGTIAILGPTRMEYSRVVSLLQKVAGGLSKAMSDQYYS